A single Anopheles arabiensis isolate DONGOLA chromosome 2, AaraD3, whole genome shotgun sequence DNA region contains:
- the LOC120898454 gene encoding kinesin-like protein KIF13A isoform X4, with protein sequence MSDKIRVAVRVRPFNRRELELATENVIEMNGTQTILKYPASLDKMERKPPKIFAFDHCFYSTDANANNFASQELVFNNIGRDILENAFQGYNACIFAYGQTGSGKSYTMMGSQDSKGIIPRLCDELFASIAAKQTDELNYKVEVSYMEIYNEKVHDLLDPKTAKQSLKVREHNVLGPYVDGLSQLAVTSFLDIDNLMAEGNKSRTVAATNMNSESSRSHAVFTVVLTQTLIDTLSGVTGEKVSRVSLVDLAGSERAVKTGAVGDRLKEGSNINKSLTTLGLVISKLADSTGGKNKDKFVPYRDSVLTWLLKDNLGGNSRTVMLATLSPAADNYEETLSTLRYADRAKRIVNHAVVNEDPNARIIRELRKEVETLREMLKHATGSNFGDMKRVDIHDKLAESENLMKQISQTWEEKLEKTEQIQSERQQALEKMGISVQDSGIKVEKNKYYLVNLNADPSLNELLVYYLKEETLIGGRSSSGSKQPDIQLLGLGIQPEHCLITIEDGELYMDPIENARCYVNGSVVSDKMALHHGDRILWGNHHFFRVNCPKSATNSTALGSSEPQTPAQHMDYYYAQEELMQNELSNNPIQAAISRLEKQHEEDKQVALEKQRQEYEKQFQQLRNILSPTTPYAPYAPYDPFRLGKLPPNTPTAQLRVEKWAQERDEMFKRSLGQLKTDIVRANALVQEANVLAEEMDKQTKFSVTLQIPPANLSPNRKRGAFVSEPAILVRRMNSGSQIWSMEKLENKLIDMRDMYQDYKERHQAAMEEAKAKSDPFYESQENHNLIGVANIFLEVLFHDVKLDYHTPIISQQGEVAGRLQVEISRVAGTFPQDRMCESASESSADSHEDDEDSPDTPSPPPPTNSNQISCRISIKQASGLPLYLSNFVFCQYSFWNHEVAVVPATNQEVAGHNQNITFKFDHEADYIVTMNEEFLEHCSDGALSIEVWGHRSVGFSRMKDWEVEQQQAKARSLADRWAELSRKIELWVEIHELNDNGDWAPVEVQCARDMLTGGVYQLRQGFQRRVMVRVKPVQNSGTLPIICQSIINVSMGCVTVRSKLQKPMDSYQEEDLTVLRDKWSEALGRRRQYLDQQIQRLINKDDKTEQEKEREQSLVNQWVSLTEERNAVLVPAPGSGIPGAPASWDPPLGMEPHVPVLFLDLNADDLSTQGLSNDEVPMAGLNSILPKEHGNKFYNLQIIQHLDKDICAICSWDSSIHDCAALNRITEANERVYLILKTTVRLSHPAPMDLVLRKRLALNIYKRQSFTDRLKKLRIGRAESLSLQSGVTYEVVSNIPKASEELEDRESLAQIAATGDDCSASDGETYIEKYTKGVSAVESILTLDRLRQSVAVKELEQVRGPALSMRKTASVPNFSQMRFFDASFESLLSIGRSESYADLKMGLNNAQSTRETANSRQKMKNNNGEESSSSGYGAASPAASKLAQRMTTLHEEPLIKQICYEEEGEDHFSEPDYPEYNDFYEQPMGKKPSLSKMKSSYTVESFIDIDKRSQSAGGEGMNSAGGKFASKTKAESASMGGISSAPVSGGSAGGPGAKYQTMTPSMSSSTSSGYGSQAVSCSNLTNDDTYSIRSMSVGETPDTMSPSNKMQEQIMSTSSSTNAKSEEESVTSPTTSTTASEHTLMAESMDSYSSSPTTRAPLGEMPKRVNPFLKDANIEAFDDSSAQLDAAKDEQPQQQASEEDEGLGGEQSQSESTTTMSDSTQMVDESEESDHSSANTKHSSDVMESSFSSTPGKQEIIPDWVVVGESVLIRPYNTSGVIAFVGATHFQGGTWIGVELDTPTGKNDGTVQGIQYFDCRPKHGIFVRVDKLILDKRGRAMRELKKAEKMKAELAGGKGGQRPLTGGTGTATNGPRK encoded by the exons ATGTCGGACAAAATCAGAGTAGCCGTGCGGGTTCGCCCCTTCAACCGGCGAG AACTCGAACTGGCCACAGAAAACGTGATAGAAATGAATGGTACACAGACGATTTTGAAATATCCTGCCAGCCTAGATAAAATGGAAAG GAAGCCGCCGAAGATCTTCGCTTTCGATCACTGCTTCTACTCGACCGATGCGAACGCGAACAACTTTGCGTCACAGGAGCTGGTCTTCAACAACATCGGTCGGGACATACTGGAGAACGCGTTCCAGGGCTACAATGCGTGCATCTTCGCGTACGGCCAGACCGGCTCGGGCAAATCGTACACGATGATGGGCAgccaggacagcaagggcatCATACCGCGGCTGTGCGACGAGCTGTTCGCCTCGATCGCCGCCAAACAGACGGACGAGCTGAACTACAAGGTGGAGGTCTCGTACATGGAGATCTACAACGAGAAGGTGCACGATCTGCTCGATCCAAAGACGGCCAAACAGTCGCTGAAGGTGCGCGAGCACAACGTGCTCGGACCGTACGTCGATGGACTGTCGCAGCTGGCAGTTACGTCCTTTCTG GACATCGATAACCTGATGGCAGAGGGCAACAAATCGCGTACGGTTGCAGCAACGAACATGAACTCGGAATCGTCCCGGTCGCATGCAGTGTTCACCGTTGTGCTGACGCAGACACTAATCGACACGCTTTCCGGGGTTACCGGCGAGAAGGTGTCACGCGTGTCGCTGGTCGATCTGGCCGGTAGCGAGCGGGCGGTGAAAACTGGCGCCGTCGGCGACCGGCTGAAGGAGGGctcaaacatcaacaaaagtCTTACCACGCTCGGTCTGGTGATATCGAAGCTGGCCGACAGTACGGGCGGCAAGAACAAGGACAAGTTTGTGCCGTACCGCGACTCGGTGCTAACGTGGCTGCTGAAGGACAATCTCGGCGGCAACTCGAGGACGGTGATGTTGGCCACACTGTCACCGGCGGCGGACAATTACGAGGAGACGCTATCCACGCTCCGGTACGCGGATCGGGCGAAGCGAATCGTCAACCACGCGGTGGTGAACGAAGATCCGAACGCGCGCATCATCCGCGAGCTGCGCAAAGAGGTGGAAACGCTGCGCGAGATGCTGAAGCACGCCACGGGCAGCAACTTTGGCGACATGAAGCGCGTCGACATTCACGACAAGCTGGCGGAGAGCGAGAACCTGATGAAGCAGATTTCGCAGACGTGGGAGGAGAAGCTGGAGAAGACGGAACAGATCCAAAGCGAGCGTCAGCAGGCGCTGGAGAAGATGGGCATTAGCGTGCAGGACAGTGGCATCAAGGTGGAGAAGAACAAGTACTATCTGGTCAATCTGAACGCGGATCCGTCGCTGAACGAGCTGCTGGTGTACTACCTGAAGGAGGAAACGCTGATCGgtggccgcagcagcagcggcagcaagcAGCCCGACATTCAGCTGCTCGGGCTGGGCATCCAGCCGGAGCACTGTCTCATCACGATCGAGGACGGCGAGCTGTACATGGATCCGATCGAGAATGCGCGCTGCTACGTGAACGGATCGGTCGTGAGCGACAAAATGGCGCTGCACCATGGCGATCGTATCCTGTGGGGCAACCATCACTTTTTCCGCGTCAACTGTCCAAAGTCGGCCACAAACAGCACGGCACTGGGTTCCTCGGAACCGCAGACACCGGCACAGCACATGGATTACTACTACGCGCAGGAAGAGCTGATGCAGAACGAGCTGAGCAACAATCCGATTCAGGCGGCTATCTCGAGGCTCGAGAAGCAGCACGAGGAGGACAAGCAAGTGGCGCTGGAGAAGCAGCGGCAGGAGTACGAGAAGCAGTTCCAGCAGCTGCGCAACATCCTGTCGCCGACGACTCCCTACGCACCGTACGCACCGTATGATCCGTTCCGACTGGGCAAGCTGCCACCGAACACGCCGACGGCGCAGCTGCGCGTCGAGAAGTGGGCGCAGGAGCGGGACGAGATGTTCAAACGATCGCTGGGCCAGCTGAAAACGGACATCGTGCGGGCGAACGCGCTCGTGCAGGAAGCCAACGTGCTGGCGGAGGAGATGGACAAGCAGACCAAGTTCAGCGTTACGCTGCAGATTCCGCCGGCCAATCTCAGCCCGAACCGGAAGCGCGGTGCGTTCGTGAGCGAACCGGCCATTCTGGTGCGTCGCATGAACTCGGGCAGCCAGATCTGGAGCATGGAGAAGCTCGAGAACAAGCTGATCGACATGCGCGACATGTACCAGGACTACAAGGAGCGCCATCAGGCCGCGATGGAGGAGGCGAAGGCAAAGTCGGATCCGTTCTACGAGTCGCAGGAGAACCACAACCTGATCGGTGTGGCAAACATCTTTTTGGAGGTGCTGTTCCACGACGTGAAGCTGGACTACCACACGCCGATCATCAGCCAGCAGGGTGAGGTGGCGGGCCGGCTGCAGGTGGAGATAAGCCGCGTGGCCGGCACCTTCCCGCAGGATCGTATGTGTGAGTCGGCCTCCGAGAGCTCGGCGGACAGCCACGAGGACGATGAGGATTCGCCGGACACGCCGTCACCGCCGCCGCCCACCAACAGCAATCAGATCAGCTGCCGGATCAGCATCAAGCAAGCGTCCGGGCTGCCGCTCTACCTGTCCAACTTTGTGTTCTGCCAGTACTCGTTCTGGAACCACGAGGTGGCGGTAGTGCCGGCGACCAATCAGGAGGTAGCCGGTCACAACCAAAACATAACGTTCAAGTTCGACCACGAAGCGGACTACATCGTGACGATGAACGAGGAGTTCCTCGAGCACTGCTCGGACGGTGCGCTCTCGATCGAGGTGTGGGGACATCGATCGGTCGGTTTCTCCCGCATGAAGGACTGGGaggtggagcagcagcaggccaaGGCCCGCTCGCTGGCCGATCGTTGGGCGGAGCTGTCGCGCAAGATCGAGCTGTGGGTGGAGATCCACGAGCTGAACGACAATGGTGACTGGGCGCCGGTAGAAGTACAGTGCGCCCGGGACATGCTGACCGGTGGCGTGTATCAGCTGCGGCAAGGGTTCCAGCGGCGCGTGATGGTGCGTGTGAAGCCGGTGCAAAACTCTGGCACACTGCCGATCATCTGCCAGTCGATCATCAACGTATCGATGGGATGCGTAACCGTCCGCTCGAAGCTGCAAAAACCGATGGATTCGTACCAGGAGGAAGATCTGACCGTGCTGCGAGACAAGTGGAGCGAAGCGCTCGGACGCCGACGGCAGTATCTGGACCAGCAGATCCAGCGATTGATCAACAAGGACGACAAGACGGAACAGGAGAAGGAACGCGAGCAGAGCCTGGTGAACCAGTGGGTCTCGCTGACGGAGGAGCGAAATGCCGTACTGGTACCGGCTCCCGGGTCCGGCATTCCGGGGGCACCCGCTTCCTGGGATCCACCGCTCGGCATGGAACCGCACGTTCCTGTCCTGTTCCTCGATCTCAACGCGGACGATCTGTCGACGCAGGGTCTCTCGAACGATGAGGTTCCGATGGCCGGGCTGAACTCCATCCTGCCGAAAGAGCATGGCAACAAGTTCTACAACTTGCAGATAATCCAGCACCTGGACAAGGACATTTGTGCTATTTGCAGCTGGGACTCGTCCATCCACGATTGTGCGGCATTGAACCGTATCACGGAGGCAAACGAGCGTGTCTATCTGATACTGAAGACGACCGTACGACTTTCGCATCCGGCGCCAATGGACCTGGTGCTGCGCAAGCGGCTCGCCCTGAACATCTACAAGCGCCAGAGCTTCACCGATCGGCTGAAGAAGCTGCGCATCGGACGGGCGGAGTCACTGTCGCTGCAGTCGGGCGTAACGTACGAAGTGGTGTCCAACATTCCGAAGGCATCGGAGGAGCTGGAAGATCGCGAGTCGCTCGCACAAATAGCCGCCACCGGGGACGATTGTTCGGCAAGCGATGGTGAAACCTACATCG AAAAATATACCAAAGGAGTATCGGCCGTGGAGAGCATTCTGACGCTTGATCGGCTACGACAGAGCGTTGCGGTGAAGGAGCTGGAACAGGTCCGCGGACCGGCACTTTCTATGCGCAAGACGGCCAGTGTGCCGAACTTCTCACAG ATGCGATTCTTCGATGCCTCGTTCGAATCGTTGTTGAGCATTGGACGTTCGGAATCGTACGCTGACTTGAAGATGGGTCTTAACAATG CGCAAAGCACCCGCGAAACAGCGAACAGCAGGCAAAAGATGAAGAACAACAACGGCGAGGAATCGTCCAGTTCGGGTTACGGTGCAG CGTCCCCAGCCGCCAGTAAGTTGGCTCAACGGATGACGACACTACATGAGGAGCCGCTTATCAAGCAGATTTGCTACGAGGAAGAGGGTGAAGACCACTTCAGCGAGCCGGACTATCCCGAATACAACGATTTCTACGAACAGCCGATGGGCAAGAAGCCGTCGCTGTCGAAGATGAAATCATCGTACACGGTTGAATCGTTCATTGACATCGACAAGCGCAGTCAATCGGCCGGCGGTGAAGGCATGAACTCGGCTGGTGGAAAGTTTGCAAGCAAGACCAAGGCAGAGTCAGCATCGATGGGTGGAATCTCGTCGGCGCCAGTCTCTGGCGGCAGTGCAGGTGGCCCTGGAGCGAAGTATCAAACCATGACACCTAGCATGAGCTCGTCCACCTCAAGCGGTTACGGATCGCAGGCCGTATCGTGCAGTAACCTCACCAACGATGACACCTATTCCATACGATCAATGAGCGTCGGAGAAACGCCAG ATACTATGTCACCGTCCAACAAAATGCAAGAACAAATCATGTCtactagcagcagcaccaatgCCAAATCGGAGGAGGAATCAGTGACCTCTCCGACGACCTCAACGACCGCTTCTGAGCACACGCTGATGGCGGAAAGCATGGACAGCTATAGCAGCAGTCCCACGACGCGGGCCCCGCTCGGTGAAATGCCGAAGCGTGTCAACCCGTTCCTGAAGGATGCCAATATCGAAGCATTTGACGATAGCAGTGCCCAACTCGACGCTGCTAAAGAtgagcagccgcagcagcaagcatCGGAGGAGGACGAAGGACTCGGCGGCGAACAGAGTCAGTCCGAATCGACGACGACAATGAGCGACTCCACGCAGATGGTTGATGAAAGCGAAGAAAGCGATCATAGCTCAGCTAACACCAAACACTCCTCAGATG TGATGGAAAGCAGCTTCTCCTCGACACCGGGCAAGCAGGAGATCATTCCGGATTGGGTTGTTGTGGGCGAGTCCGTGCTAATAAGACCGTATAACACCAGCGGAGTGATAGCGTTCGTTGGCGCTACACATTTCCAG GGAGGAACATGGATTGGTGTGGAGCTGGACACGCCTACCGGCAAAAATGACGGTACTGTGCAAGGCATCCAGTACTTCGATTGCCGCCCAAAGCACGGAATTTTCGTGCGTGTCGATAAACTGATCCTGGATAAGCGTGGCCGAGCGATGCGCGAGCTGAAAAAggcagaaaagatgaaag CGGAACTTGCTGGTGGCAAGGGAGGACAAAGGCCACTGACCGGCGGCACCGGAACGGCAACGAATGGACCACGCAAATGA